GCATGCGGTGTCTGACCGGTTTATCTCTGCGCTCGACCGGAAACTCGGCACGCCCGACATCGATCCTCACGGGGATCCAATCCCTTCCCCGGATGGGTACGTGGCCCAACCCTCGTCGATTCCACTCACTGAGCTGACACTCAACAGAGAAGCGCGTATTTCCCGACTGCTGACGTCCAGCCCTGAAATGCTGCAGCATATGGTCGATCGAGAATTTCGGCTTGGGGATATGGTGTCGGTCGTCGCGCGTGATCCGTTTCACGGGCCACTGACGATCTGGCTGAACAGCCGTCAGGAAATTATTGGCTACACCGTCGCCGCGTGCATACACGTCGACGCCGCCGGCTAAAGCACACCAAGGCCGCTTCCGGTCCTGATGCGCCTGACCGTGCCACCCGGATCGCTATCGAAGGTCGATGCTGGAGATCTGCTCGACGTTTAGCTCGTTGAGACGAGAGAGTATCGTCGTCATTACTAACTGGGCAAAACGGAACAGCGCCTGCATCCGCGAAATCCTGTCGATGTACAGGTCTGCCGTTCCCTGATCGCCCGCAGACATGTTCGCTTGTGCACCCTGCAATTTAACGAGGTTATCATGCAGGACATTCAGCGCCCGATCTATATCGCGAAGTTCCCTTCGGCTCACGATATTGGTCACAATTTGCAGCAGGTCGGTTTCCGCTTCATAATATTTTCGGCGGTCGCTTTTTCCTCGCAGCCAGACTTGGCGGACCATGCCTAATTGCTCCAGTGTGCGCATATTCATGCTTACACTGGCCTTCGAAATTTCAAGGCGTTCCAGCAATTCATCCAGAGACAGAGGTTCGCCGCTCAGCAGTAGAACTCCGTAGAGTTGGCCCATGACCTTACTGAAGCCGAAATAATCCGCAAGCTGACTTAGGCCGTCCAACATGCTTTCGTGGACCGCATGCAATTCCGTATTGCCAGCCGGAAGGCTGTTCTTAGTTGTCATTGAGGTCCTAAATACAGAAACACTCGTTTTTTGATGAGGACATTTGTTCATTGTATCACTTTTTTCGCTCGCGTGGCTACGCGAACCTGTGAGCGGTGGCACAAATGAATATTCAATGATATTATGAAGCTATGCAGAATATTTCACAAACGAATTCGAATCGTCGAAGCATGGCTTCAAACAGCGATAACAGCAACATTCCTGATATAGTGATCGGGCGCTTGCCCATCTATCTGCGTGCCCTGAATCGTCTTGCTTCTGAAGGGATGGCGATCACCTCTTCACATGAACTCGGGCAGAGGTTGGGCATCAGTTCGGCGCAGATACGCAAAGACCTCTCGCACTTTGGCGGTTTCGGTAAGCAGGGTACTGGCTATCAGATCGAGTTCCTGCAGGAAAAACTGCGCAAGGTCCTCCACGTTGATAGCGAATGGGAGGTTGCACTGGTCGGTGTCGGTGACTTGGGGAAAGCCATTGCTCATTACAGAGGCTTTGCGGACCGGGGCTTTCATATCAGTTGTGCATTCGACAGCGCTCCGGAAAAAGTTGGGCAAAAAGTCGACGGTTTCGTCGTCCAGCCCATCGACCAGCTGCAGGCCACGATCCAGACCCGTGGTATTCGCCTCGCCATGATTGCCGTTCCGGCAGAATTCGCCCAGAGCGTAGCTAACATGCTGGTTAGCGCTGGTATTCGGGGGATTCTGAATTACGCGCCGATCAACCTCGCCGTGCCGGAAAACATCCATGTCCAGTACATCGATCCGGTGGTCGGCCTTCAGCGCATGACGTATTACTTTGATTGACCTGTCAGCCTGAACCGGATATAGACCTCACACACTGGATAGTAAACCGGCCAGGGATTTAGCCTTGGGCGATTCGCCGCTGCAATGCCGGATCCTCCAACGCACGCCCCGCCCCGGTAGCCACGGCGATCATGGGATTGTCAGCTCGATAGACAGGAACACCGGTCTGAGTTGTCAGGTACTGGTCAATTCCACGAAGCAGCGCGCCCCCGCCGGTCAGGACGATACCACGGTCAATGATATCTGAAGCGAGTTCAGGCGGCGTTGCTGCGAGAACGTTCTTTACAACACCAGCGATCTGTGCCAGCGCCTCCGCGAGTGCCTCGACGACTTCTCCAGTCGTGATTCGTTCCGCTCTTGGCAGCCCAGTACGGCTGTCGCGGCCCTGAATATCCATGGCAAGTGCCTGGGGGAGTGCAACAGCCGCGCCGACCTGAATCTTCACTGCCTCGGCGGTTGGCTGTCCAATATTCAACTGGAACTTACGGCGGACATACTGAATAATCGCGTCGTCGAGACGCAGCCCTCCGATGCGACCGCTCTCGGCCCGAACGATGGCATTCATACTCAGGACTGCGGCTTCGGTGATGCCACCGCCTATATTGACGATCATGTCACCAGCCGGCGTTGCAATGGGCAGCCCTGCCCCGATTGCCGCAGCCAGTGGCTCCGGGATGGTGAAAACCTCGCGGGCGCCCGCAGCCATAGCGGCTTCATACACCGCGCGTTTTTCAACACTAGTGACGCCATAAGGAACCGACATCATAACGGTCGGCTTGAAGAGTCGCATCCTGCCCGTTACCTTGCCCATGTAATAACTGAGCATAGCCTCTGCGACTTCATAGTCAGCGATCACGCCGTTCTGAAGCGGGCGTACAATCTGTATATCTTCGCTGTCGACCTTTCCGAGCATTTCGCGCACGGGCTGTCCGATTTCGATGACCGGAATGCGGCGCGGGTCTTCCTCCGCCGCTATTGCGACCAGCGACGGTTCCTGTAACACAATCTGACCGGATTCCCAGATCAGCGTATTGATCGTTCCGAGATCGACGCCCAGTCGTTTACCTAGCATCGCGTGTGTTTGCTTTCCTGATTGCGGTGAACCATCCGGTACTGTACATGGGGCTACCCAAAAAAACAACGCCCGGTCACTCATTGAGCGGCCGGGCGTCAATTCAATTCAGTCTGTGTTACTTCCTAGCATCGCGCTCAGTCTGTTCGACAATGCGCATGGTCGTTCCACGGGTGCGGATTTTCGCCATGATGCGCTCGGCCAGTTCCGCGCGCTTTAGCGAGAAAGAAAGTGCACGGTTCTGTTCTTCGGGAAGGCCCGCAACGCCCTTTGCCATCGTCGCCGCGGCTTCCGCCTTAGCCTTGTCGATCGCGTCATAGTCAAGATCAAATGACGACTCTGCAAGTTCGGCGAGAATTGTAACTTTCGTAGGGCGCACATCTACAACGCCGCCGTAGATTGCGAAACGCTCTTCCGCGCCACCCTTCCGTATGATGAGCTCGCCGAAACCCAACGTCGTCAGCACGGGCGCGTGGTTCGGGAGCACACCCATGATACCTTCGCTGGCAGGCACAACGACCATATCTGCGGCGGCCTCTTCAAAGACCTTGCGTTCTTTGCTGACCACCTCTACTGCAATCGGCATGACAGCCCCCTAACTCGCTTTTTCGGACTGCTCGTACCGCTCAATGACCTCGTCAATTGCCCCAGCCATATAGAACATCTGCTCAGGGATGTGATCGACATCACCATCGAGGATCGCACGGAAGCCGCGGACAGTGTCCTTGACTTTCACGTAGCGACCGGGGCGGCCGGTGAACTGTTCGGCCACGACCATCGGCTGGGTAAGGAACTGCTCCAATTTGCGTGCGCGGGCGACTAGCATCTTGTCGTCGTCTGAGAGTTCATCGATCCCTAGGATGTTGATGATGTCCTGGAGATCCTTGTACTTCTGAAGATAGCGCTGAACTTCGCGGGCTGTGCGATAATGTTCTTCCCCGATGACCAACGGGTCGAGGATTTTGCTCGTCGACGCCAAGGGATCCACTGCAGGGAACAGCCCGCGTGCGGCAATTGAACGTTCGAGGGCAATTGTACCGTCCAGATGCGTGAACACCGCGACAGGGGCAGGATCTGAGTAATCGTCCGCAGGGACGTAGACTGCCTGCATCGAGGTGATGGCACCGCTGCGCGTGGAGGTGATACGTTCCTGGAGCTGCCCCATCTCGTCGGCCAGTGTCGGCTGATAACCGACCGCGGAAGGCATACGGCCCAGGAGCGCCGATACTTCAGCACCCGCCAGCGAATAGCGGAAGATGTTGTCAATAAACATCAGAACGTCTTTGCCTTCGTCGCGGAAGTGCTCGGCCATCGCCAAGCCGCTGAGCGCGACGCGCAGACGGACACCGGGGGGCTCATTCATCTGGCCGAACACCATCGCCAGTTTAGGCAGGACGCCGGCTTCTTCCATTTCGTGATAAAGTGCCGTACCCTCGCGGGTGCGCTCGCCAACACCTGCGAACACGGACAGACCCTCGTGCTGAGTCGCAATCGAGTTGATCAATTCCTGAATGGTGACGGTCTTGCCGACACCTGCGCCGCCGAAAATACCGACCTTACCACCGCGAGTCATCGGGGCGACGAGGTCAATTACCTTCATACCGGTCTCGAACACTTCGATCTGTGTCGACTGTTCCTCGAAATCAGGCGCAGAGGCGTGAATGGGGCGCTGTGGAGTATCAGTGGGAAGCGCAGCCCCGCCATCGATCGGTTTGCCAAGCACATTGAACACTCGGCCTAGTGCCGCTTCACCCACCGGAACCTGAATCGGCGAACCGGTTGCATAAGCTGGCACACCGCGAGCGAGGCCGTCTGTCGTATCCATACCGACACATCGCACCGTGTTATGGCCGATATGCAGCTCAACTTCCAAAATCAAGTCGTCCTGCCCCTCACGCGGGACACGGATCGCATCGTAAAGATCCGGCAAAACGTGCCCGGAAAACTCTACGTCCACCACCGCGCCCAGCACTTGGGTAACGCGTCCTTGAAGTTCTGCCATGTGTTGTTCTCCTCTGAGTCAGCGGTTGGATTAGCGAACGCCGTTCGCGATCAGGTCGGGTTCAATGGCGTCGGCGATCTTGTCAATCGACGCCTGCAATGCCTCTGCGCCGCCAACGATATCGAGAATTTCACTCGTAATCGCTGCCTGGCGCGCCTTGTTATAAACCAGGGTCAGACCCTGAACCAAAGTGTCTGCGTTACCGCTGGCGTTTTGCATGGCGACCATTCGAGCACTGTGTTCGCTCGCCTGGCTTTCCAGCACCGCCTGATATAGCTGCAATTCCGTAAAGCGCGGCACGATCTCGTCAAGAATCGCCTGCGGATTCGGTTCAAACGAGTAATCGAGCTTATTGGACGTCACGCTCGGGACATCCTTGATGTACTCTGCTGCGACCTTGTCTTCCATCTCGTGCGGAATAAGCGGGAGCCAACCAAGTACGGCCGGGCGCTGAGTCAGCGTGTTGATGAAGTCGGTGTAGGCAATGAATACATCATCGATCCGCCCACTGAGGAACTCCTCAATTGCCAGTCGGGCGATGGGAGTCATTTCCGCCGCAGTGGGTTCTGCTGATAGCGTAAACTGGGCCATGACGTTCTCGCGTGAGCGGATGAGAGAGTCGCGTCCCTTGCGCCCAATCGTCACCCACTGAACCGGTTTGCCCAGCCGCTTGGCGAAACGGTTCGCAGCACGAATGATGTTGCTGTTGAAGGCACCCGCCAACCCGCGGTCTGAAGTAACCAGCACGATCATCACAGCCTTAACTTCGTCACGCTTGGTCAGGAGCGGGTGCATCGCACCGCCGCCTTTGCTGGCCGCCTGGACATTAAGGAGGATTTCCCACGCCTTTTCCGCGTAGGCACGGCTCGCGAGGACGCGAGCCTGCGCCTTGCGAACGCGAGATGCTGAAACCGCCTCCAGCGCACGGGTGATTTGCCCGATGTTCTTTACGCTTCGGATGCGCTTTCTAATTTCGCGAGTCGAAGCCATCAGTTAGCTCCACGTATCCATAAACGCCTTAATCGCGGCGTCGATACCAGCCTTCAACTCGTCGTTCCATTTCTTCTCGGTTTCCAGCTTCGTGACCAAGTCACTGTACTGAGCATTCAAGAACTTGAGGAACTTCTCTTTCCATTCCAGTACTCGCTCGACAGAAATCTTCTGGAGCTGACCGCTGTTGCCGGCATGGATCAAAGCGACCTGATCGGCCAGCTTGAGAGGCTGATACTGGGGCTGCTTGAGAAGTTCAGTGAGACGCATCCCCTGGAACAACTGGCGCTGGGTGGCGGCGTCGAGGTCGCTTGCGAACTGCGCGAATGCTGCAAGCGAACGGAACTGCGCGAGATCGAGGCGCATACCGCCTGCGACACGCTTCATGGCATTAGTCTGAGCATCGCCACCGACGCGGCTGACGCTGATACCGACGTTCAACGCAGGACGCTGGCCCGCATAAAACAGTTCGCTCTCAAGATAGATCTGGCCATCGGTGATGGAAATAACGTTCGTCGGCACATAGGCAGACACGTCAGCCAGCAGCGTTTCAATGATCGGCAGCGCTGTCAGCGAGCCATTTCCGCGCGCCTCCGACAACTGTGCTGCGCGTTCCAGCAAGCGGCTGTGGAGATAGAAGACGTCTCCAGGATACGCCTCGCGGCCGGGAGGACGCCGCATCAGCAGCGAAACCTGACGATATGCCCAAGCATGCTTGCTCAGATCATCATAGACGACAAGTGCATCCTTGCCGTTCTCCATGAACCACTCGCCGATGGCACAGCCCGAGTAAGGCGAAATGTACTGCATAGCAGCCGAGTCCGACGCGGATGCGACGACTACGGTGGTGTACTCCATCGCGCCGGCCTGTTCGAGCGTTGCGACGAGGCGCGCCACTTCGCCACGGCGCTTGCCGATAGCGACGTAAACGCAGTACATACCCTGCCCTTTTTGGTTGAGGATCGCATCCATTGCAACCGCGGTCTTACCCACCTGGCGGTCACCGATGATGAGCTGACGCTGACCGCGACCGATCGGGATCATCGCGTCAATAGCGAGAATACCGGTCTGCACAGGGCGATACACATTGCGCCGGTCAATCACGCCCGGGGCAATACGCTCAATGTTATAGAACGTATCCGAAACGATGGGGCCTTTTCCGTCAACGGGCTGACCGAGCGCGTCGACAACGCGACCGACAAGGCTCATTCCAACCGGAACAGAGGCGATACGACCCAGCGGGCGGACTTCGTCGCCTTCCTGAATCGTATTGTAGTCACCCATGATGATGACACCAACGCTGTTGCTTTCGAGGTTAAACGCGATACCCGGCGTACCATTGCTAAAGCGCACCAGTTCACTCAGGCGCACATTCAGCAAGCCCTTGACGCGGGCAATGCCGTCGCCGATTTCGGTTACGTAACCGACCTCGACGGATTCCACTGCGGGTGCGTAACCCTCGATCTGCTTGAGGATCGCATCGTACACTTTGGAGCCTTCCGCCATGCCTCGAACCCTTTCACTGACAATCAGAAACGGATTTCTGGTCTAACAAAACTGCGCGAATTGTACTGGATGGATTAGGTTTTGTCTACTTTTTCACAATCGGCGTCCAGCGTGCGCCGACGTAGACACGAGACACCTCAAGCCCTACTACAGATTGAACGACGGGCACAGTCGATGAGCCCACGGACTGGATGCTTAATTAGCTTTTCTTGCTCCCTTCGCCTAATGCCTGTGACCGCCTGTATGCAGCCCAAACGCCATCCGCGATGACGGTTCGAAGGCCACCCTTCTCCAGATGATAAATCGCCTCGGCTGATGTTCCTCCCGGGCTGGTCACCTGATTTCGCATTTCAGCCATGTGCTGATGTGACTGAAGTGCAAAGTCAACTGAACCTCGCACAGTTTGAAGCACCAACCGTTCAGCGTCACGGCGGGGCAAGCCCATATGCACGCCGACATCAATCAGCGCCTCCATAAACATGAAAACGTAGGCGGGTCCTGTTCCGTTAAGTGCCGTAGCCATATCCAGAAAACGCTCATCTTCTACAAGCATCTCATCGCCAAGGGCGCCCAACATGAGCCGCGACTGGTGGCGCTGGACATCATCCACATCGCTGCTTGCCGTCCAAACTGTCATCCCCTGACCGATCTGCCCCGGGGTGTTTGGCATCGCGCGCACAACCCGCGGATTACCCCCGCCCTCGGCAATCGATTTTATGGTGACGCCGGCTGCAATACTCAGGATCAGTGATTCCGGTTTGATCACGCCGCGAATATCCGAAAGCACACGATCCATGACCTGCGGCTTCACCGACAACAATACTATGTCAGCCCCGGCCACTGCCTCGGCATTTTGCAGGGTCGTCTTTACTCCGTACATCGCTTTGAGTGTTTCGCAGCGGTCAACATGGACATCGGATGCGGTAATCTGGAGCGGGCTGACCAGGTCACGGTTAAGCAGCCCCTTCATCATCGCCTCGCCCATCACGCCCGAGCCAATAAACGCTAGCGTTGCATTCAGTAAGGACATACCTTCGCTTTCGAATACGAATAGGTTCACTTCACGGCTGAGGGACCACGTCAATCACGGGACGAGGTTTCCAGAGTCGCTTATACCAAGGATACGACCTGTGGGGATTCGACCTATTGATTATAATGTACGTCCCATGCAAATTCGATTGCGAACCCTTACTCTAATCCTTTGGCTGATGGCGCTCTTCGACGCATCAGGTGTTGTGTCTTACGGGCAGAACTCGCCACTGACCGGTCCCCTGGTGGCGACGACTAACGGCGCACAAGACTCGGTGCTTCTCATTGAGGCGGACAGCGGCCGGATTCGAGCGTTTTCGACCGGCGAAGGCATCCATTCCGTATGGGATTTTTCACCTGACGGTTGTGAACTTCTTGTGACAGTGACGTCCGCTTACGGACTGCCTAGGCTCCTGATTGTGTCTCTCACGGGTGAGGTCATCTCGCAGCCGGTACATTATCTCGATCAGCCCGAATCGCTTTGGGGAGTCTGGGAACCGGACTGGTCTCCCGATGGCACTCGAATCGCCTTCCGGATGATGCGCGACTCGCTTGAGGGCGAGCCGGAACGGCAGTATCACATTGGATGGGTTTCGCCAGAGGGTAGTGAGCCAGCTTTCTACAGTGTGAGCGGCAGGGAGCATTCGCCAAAGTGGTCCCCTGACGGATCGTGGCTTGCTTACGTCTCATACGACAAACGCGCGCCGGGAGTGGACGATCGATCGACTGCCGAACCAACAGCCGAAGCCCTTACTGCTCCCGAAGACCTGATTCAGGAAGCTGACCTCTGGGTTGTGTCTTCGGATGCATCGGTAAAGATGCGTATGACGGGATCTGGAAACAGGCAGCGTCCGGTCGCCACGATGGTCGCCAGATGGTCAATGGATCGGCTTCGTCTACTCGCCTTCTCCAAGTAACGACACGTATTGGGTTGTTCCAAACAACGACGCGTCACCGGAACAACAAGTGACCTATGGATATGGACTGTCGCTTGATCTGACGTGGACACCGGACGGAGAGCTATTGGCCAGCGCGCGCGGACTTGGCGGACAAACGACACACGGGCTCTGGCGTGTGCCGGTTTCAGTGGGAGCAGACAATCTCTTGAGTCCGTTCATCAGTTCCGACCTCCTGCCTTACCCGGATTACCCGGCCTTTAACGCTTCTGGTACCCGGCTTGCTGTACGAAGCGGATACCGAGTCGCACTGGTCGACATCGCAACGACGAAGATCAGTTTTGTAGTCGGCGCTGAAGGTAACATGCCATTGATCTGGTCACCCGAGTCGTTTTCGTCCGAAGCGAACTGTGCCGGGAAGTGATTGCTGGGGAAGCGAAATCACCCGAAGCCAGATGCAGTGTCACGAGGTGTTGACAAGCAAATCAGGTTTTTTCGGTGTACACTGTTTTGCAACTTATCCTGTCCCTCAAATCATTACGACCGGGATGACCTGTGTTCGATACCGTATCCGTCAGTGCCGGACGCCATAATCTGCACGCCGCAGTTGACCTGGCGTTGGAGTTTGGCCTCGGCGTAGAACTGATGCACTTCGCTTCTCCCGACATTCTGGATGGCAATCTGCTCGGAACTGCAAGCGAAGTCAAGAGAGCGCTCGCGGACATTCGCGGTCCCCTGTCGTTGCATGGCCCATTCTTCGACATGTCGCCGGGAAGCGTAGACGAACGTGTGAATGAGATCTGCCGGATGAGATTTAATCAGGCACTTCATACTGCGGCAGAGCTTGGCGCACAGCGGATGGTGGTGCACGCGAATTTTATCGCCTCGATCCGCAACGATTTCTATCGGAGAGGCTGGCACGCCCGCAATGTCGATTTCTGGTCGGCATTTGTGGAGGTTGCACGTTCCTACAACGTAGTCATTGCCGTCGAAAATATGTGGGAATTTGATCCGTTTATCATCGCTGATCTGCTGCAAGAGGTTGATCACCCATACCTCAAAGCATGTCTCGATGTGGGTCACTCGCATATTTACAGCGACCCGGAATTCAATTTTTCGGATTGGGTCCGCACGCTGAAACCGTGGTTAATTCACGCGCATATGAACAACAACAATGGACGCATCGACGAGCACCATGGATTTAACTACGTCCATGGCGCACTGGATTACCGCGAGATTCTGCCGCAGCTCCGCGACCTTCCCTCTCCGCCCATCATGGTGTTGGAGATGGACAAAGTAGAGGATATGCGCGACAGCCTCAGCTTTTTTGAACTCGAACCGTACTAGTCCGACGTTTCGGCAATCGCAAATCCGGACAGCCTGCGATAGGTAGCCTGAAACGTGAGTGCGTCGGCCACATGAAACGGATCAGGTGCTTCGACACCCGCAGTTCCTTCGACCTTGAAGTCCACGAAAGCCCGAACGAGTTCCCGGTACTGCAGATCCGCTTCGTTGAGTGGCAAATGCATCTTTTCGCCCTTATCCGTATAGGCAATGCCACTCAGGTGAAAGTGAACCCTTTTGAGGGCCTGTTCTCCCAGGATATCCTTCACATATTGGAGGGCCGCCGCGAACTCAGCGTAGCTATTGAAGGTGCCATCAGTCTTGCGGGCATGTAGATGGGCCCAGTCAATCGCGGGTAGGACTCCGGGCACATCCTTTGCCAGCTGGACACACTCTTCCAGCGTCCCAAACATCGCGGTGCGCCCCATTGTTTCCGGGCGCAGGGTCACACTTACGCCCTCCGAATGCAGGATTGTGGAGATCTTGCCTAATTGATCCCGTACGATCGGATAGACTTCTGCGGGCGGAAATCCGTGATAACTCGCAGGATGGAAGATAATGTCCTTGGCGCCCGCCAAAAACCCCTTGCGCGCGGCCTTCAACAGTCTCTCGTCGCTTGCTGCCATCTTTTCTGATGTCTGGCTGTTGAGATTAATGAAGTACGAGGCATGAACGCTAAGGCTCACTCCGTGTTTCTGAGCGGCAGCATTGATTTCAGAGCAGGTCTTGTCCGTAACACTAACGCTCTGGACCCATGCGATTTCGAGATGATCCAGACCCAGAGTCTTGATATGTTCAATCGCAGCGACTGTGCCGCTGCCAGGTGTCGTAGTCGGGGCGCCAACCGTTCCGAAACGAAGCAGGTCCTTCACACGTATAGCCTTTCAGGGGATAGAAGCGAGTTGTGATCGAACGACTCGCTAGAGTTGTGGACATTGACTTAGCCTATACTATAGCAGAACCACCTGGAGTGAGGTGTGACAATGCAAATGCTCATCGACCGTTCGGCTTTTCGGGCGCGGGCGCTCTGGATCGCACTAGGGGCGCTCTTCGTCGTCATCGTGATGTGGAATGTGCCTTTCCTGTCGCAGTTCCTATACCCGTTCCGGCTGTTCGTCACATACGTGCACGAGGCAGGACATGGGCTGGCCGCTGAGATAACGGGCGGAGACGTTGTCGGTTTCATCGTGTATGGGAACGGAGCGGGAGTCGCAACCACAACCGGCGGGTTTCGCTGGCTTATCCTGCCTGCGGGATACATCGGAACTGCGCTCTTTGGAGCCATCCTTTTCTATGTTGCGAACATGTACGCGCGTGCGCGCCACATTGCCGTGGCAGTTGCGCTCGGGTTGATCGCTTTTTCGGTCGCTTATGCACGCCCTGACGAAGCAGGAAATCCGACCGCCCTGTTGATCGGGATCGGATTCGGCATCGTGCTGCTGCTGGCCGCGTGGAAGCTGCACGAACTGCTGGTACTCTTATGCCTGAATGTCCTGGCGATGTTGACTGGCCTGAACGCCGTACTGGACCTAAAGAGTGTGTTCGAGAATAGCGGCGCATCTTTAGGGCAGGTGCGTAACGACGCGGCAGCGTTTTCCGCCGAAATCATCGGGTTGCCCGCGTCAGTCTGGGCACTGGTTTGGTCGGTGATCGCGGTAGCGCTGCTGGCTCTATCGGTTTACCTTTCCGTTTATCGGCCTATGAGACAGGCCACAGGCCGAAGCGAGCCCGCATCGCTGGACAAGCCGGGCCGAGACGAGTCGATTATCGACATTCTCAAGCGAGGCAATTGACCCGCCCAGCACCGCGGAAGGTCGTACTCTTGACGCCCTAGAAAGCAAGCCGTTCGACGCTCTCGCGCTGCGGCTTTCGGAACTCTGCGCTCAATGTGTGTCCGGATGGCAAAGGAGATCCGGATTCTCCACGTTTACGTACAGCGATAAGCGAACTTTCACAATGGAATTGTCCATACTCAACTTGCTCCAAGCGACGTGAGCCAGTCCGCTATGTGACGTCCCGCTTGCTCTGGCGCGGACTGCGGAAAGAGGTGTCCGTGGCCCGGGATATCGATGTGTACCGCCGACGGCAACATGTCCTGAACGAGGCGTGCCGATCCGGCGAGGTATGTATTCGACCCCGCTCCGCGAATAATCAGCGTTGGTAGCACTCCTTCGAGACGCGGCAGGACTTCCCAAGTTTCAGTATAGGCGGTCTTGAAGTAGTAGGCTTCCCATTCGGGCGTCCAACTCAGCTCAAATCCTTCGGCGTTGGCGACTAAACCATGGTCGACATACGCCCGGAGTGCTGGTTCGGACCAATCGGTGAAGATACCGCGTGACCGGAAATAGGCGAAGGCATCCTCGCGGCTGGCAAACTGGCGCTGACGCTTCAACGCCCGATTGGCA
Above is a window of Candidatus Flexicrinis proximus DNA encoding:
- a CDS encoding rod shape-determining protein — encoded protein: MLGKRLGVDLGTINTLIWESGQIVLQEPSLVAIAAEEDPRRIPVIEIGQPVREMLGKVDSEDIQIVRPLQNGVIADYEVAEAMLSYYMGKVTGRMRLFKPTVMMSVPYGVTSVEKRAVYEAAMAAGAREVFTIPEPLAAAIGAGLPIATPAGDMIVNIGGGITEAAVLSMNAIVRAESGRIGGLRLDDAIIQYVRRKFQLNIGQPTAEAVKIQVGAAVALPQALAMDIQGRDSRTGLPRAERITTGEVVEALAEALAQIAGVVKNVLAATPPELASDIIDRGIVLTGGGALLRGIDQYLTTQTGVPVYRADNPMIAVATGAGRALEDPALQRRIAQG
- a CDS encoding helix-turn-helix domain-containing protein encodes the protein MTTKNSLPAGNTELHAVHESMLDGLSQLADYFGFSKVMGQLYGVLLLSGEPLSLDELLERLEISKASVSMNMRTLEQLGMVRQVWLRGKSDRRKYYEAETDLLQIVTNIVSRRELRDIDRALNVLHDNLVKLQGAQANMSAGDQGTADLYIDRISRMQALFRFAQLVMTTILSRLNELNVEQISSIDLR
- the atpC gene encoding ATP synthase F1 subunit epsilon; its protein translation is MPIAVEVVSKERKVFEEAAADMVVVPASEGIMGVLPNHAPVLTTLGFGELIIRKGGAEERFAIYGGVVDVRPTKVTILAELAESSFDLDYDAIDKAKAEAAATMAKGVAGLPEEQNRALSFSLKRAELAERIMAKIRTRGTTMRIVEQTERDARK
- a CDS encoding metal-dependent transcriptional regulator, translating into MPKKRPSKTTSVASASESVENFLKAVYALQETTERVSTNALADHLRVKAPSVTDMARRMEGAGLIHYRKYHGVRLTEQGERMALTVIRRHRLIELYLVQELGYELHEVHAEAERLEHAVSDRFISALDRKLGTPDIDPHGDPIPSPDGYVAQPSSIPLTELTLNREARISRLLTSSPEMLQHMVDREFRLGDMVSVVARDPFHGPLTIWLNSRQEIIGYTVAACIHVDAAG
- the atpG gene encoding ATP synthase F1 subunit gamma, encoding MASTREIRKRIRSVKNIGQITRALEAVSASRVRKAQARVLASRAYAEKAWEILLNVQAASKGGGAMHPLLTKRDEVKAVMIVLVTSDRGLAGAFNSNIIRAANRFAKRLGKPVQWVTIGRKGRDSLIRSRENVMAQFTLSAEPTAAEMTPIARLAIEEFLSGRIDDVFIAYTDFINTLTQRPAVLGWLPLIPHEMEDKVAAEYIKDVPSVTSNKLDYSFEPNPQAILDEIVPRFTELQLYQAVLESQASEHSARMVAMQNASGNADTLVQGLTLVYNKARQAAITSEILDIVGGAEALQASIDKIADAIEPDLIANGVR
- a CDS encoding F0F1 ATP synthase subunit alpha, with the translated sequence MAEGSKVYDAILKQIEGYAPAVESVEVGYVTEIGDGIARVKGLLNVRLSELVRFSNGTPGIAFNLESNSVGVIIMGDYNTIQEGDEVRPLGRIASVPVGMSLVGRVVDALGQPVDGKGPIVSDTFYNIERIAPGVIDRRNVYRPVQTGILAIDAMIPIGRGQRQLIIGDRQVGKTAVAMDAILNQKGQGMYCVYVAIGKRRGEVARLVATLEQAGAMEYTTVVVASASDSAAMQYISPYSGCAIGEWFMENGKDALVVYDDLSKHAWAYRQVSLLMRRPPGREAYPGDVFYLHSRLLERAAQLSEARGNGSLTALPIIETLLADVSAYVPTNVISITDGQIYLESELFYAGQRPALNVGISVSRVGGDAQTNAMKRVAGGMRLDLAQFRSLAAFAQFASDLDAATQRQLFQGMRLTELLKQPQYQPLKLADQVALIHAGNSGQLQKISVERVLEWKEKFLKFLNAQYSDLVTKLETEKKWNDELKAGIDAAIKAFMDTWS
- a CDS encoding redox-sensing transcriptional repressor Rex — its product is MQNISQTNSNRRSMASNSDNSNIPDIVIGRLPIYLRALNRLASEGMAITSSHELGQRLGISSAQIRKDLSHFGGFGKQGTGYQIEFLQEKLRKVLHVDSEWEVALVGVGDLGKAIAHYRGFADRGFHISCAFDSAPEKVGQKVDGFVVQPIDQLQATIQTRGIRLAMIAVPAEFAQSVANMLVSAGIRGILNYAPINLAVPENIHVQYIDPVVGLQRMTYYFD
- the atpD gene encoding F0F1 ATP synthase subunit beta; this encodes MAELQGRVTQVLGAVVDVEFSGHVLPDLYDAIRVPREGQDDLILEVELHIGHNTVRCVGMDTTDGLARGVPAYATGSPIQVPVGEAALGRVFNVLGKPIDGGAALPTDTPQRPIHASAPDFEEQSTQIEVFETGMKVIDLVAPMTRGGKVGIFGGAGVGKTVTIQELINSIATQHEGLSVFAGVGERTREGTALYHEMEEAGVLPKLAMVFGQMNEPPGVRLRVALSGLAMAEHFRDEGKDVLMFIDNIFRYSLAGAEVSALLGRMPSAVGYQPTLADEMGQLQERITSTRSGAITSMQAVYVPADDYSDPAPVAVFTHLDGTIALERSIAARGLFPAVDPLASTSKILDPLVIGEEHYRTAREVQRYLQKYKDLQDIINILGIDELSDDDKMLVARARKLEQFLTQPMVVAEQFTGRPGRYVKVKDTVRGFRAILDGDVDHIPEQMFYMAGAIDEVIERYEQSEKAS